One part of the Mesorhizobium sp. M4B.F.Ca.ET.058.02.1.1 genome encodes these proteins:
- a CDS encoding peroxiredoxin, giving the protein MSLRINDIAPDFTAETTQGTISFHQWIGDGWAVLFSHPKNFTPVCTTELGTMAGLEGEFKKRNVKIIGISVDPVASHDKWQADIKTATGQEVKYPLIGDKDLAVAKLYEMLPAGAGESSEGRTPADNATVRSVYVIGPDKKIKLVLTYPMTTGRNFDEILRVIDSIQLTAKHQVATPANWKQGEDVIITAAVSNEDAIKRFGAYETVLPYLRKTKQPTA; this is encoded by the coding sequence ATGAGTCTTCGTATCAACGATATCGCGCCGGACTTCACGGCCGAAACCACGCAAGGGACGATCAGCTTCCATCAATGGATCGGCGACGGCTGGGCGGTGCTGTTCAGCCACCCGAAGAATTTCACGCCGGTCTGCACGACCGAGCTCGGCACGATGGCCGGGCTGGAAGGCGAATTCAAAAAGCGCAACGTCAAGATCATCGGCATTTCCGTCGACCCGGTCGCCAGCCACGACAAATGGCAGGCTGACATCAAGACGGCGACCGGCCAGGAGGTGAAATATCCGCTGATCGGCGACAAGGACCTCGCGGTCGCCAAGCTCTACGAGATGCTGCCGGCAGGCGCCGGCGAGAGCTCGGAAGGCCGCACGCCGGCCGACAACGCCACGGTGCGTTCGGTCTATGTCATCGGGCCGGACAAGAAGATAAAGTTGGTGCTGACCTATCCGATGACCACCGGCCGCAACTTCGACGAGATCCTGCGCGTCATCGATTCCATCCAGCTGACGGCCAAGCATCAAGTGGCGACGCCGGCGAACTGGAAGCAGGGCGAGGACGTCATCATCACCGCCGCGGTTTCCAACGAGGACGCGATCAAGCGCTTCGGGGCGTATGAGACGGTGCTGCCTTATCTCAGGAAGACCAAGCAGCCGACGGCCTGA
- a CDS encoding potassium/proton antiporter — protein sequence MEHAIYLVTLVGTALVVAAAFSSLIAFRFGAPLLLLFLCIGLATGTDGLGIEFDNARLAYFAGSLALAVILFDSGFGTPLNALRQAAGPALSLATVGVILTTGLFGAAAYYMLDLTWLESFLLGAAVASTDAAAVFFLLRAGEINLRERVRATLEVESGTNDPIAIFLTITLVEIIAAHANPEANVLATSLVLGFLISMGLGAVIGVLGGLAIVRLVERLNLDHGLLPIFVLTLSLMVFAAAGAIGGSGFLAVYLAGLVSGNSDIRAVTILRRFQDGMSWLAQIIMFLILGLFATPSQFPAILVPATLLGLFLIFVARPIAVWLCLVTFRLPRPEVAFVSWVGLRGAVSILLAITPLLGGLENGRLIFNVAFIIVLVSLVVQGWTVGPLARRLGLIVPARLGPLDKVELELPGSAHHELLAYRVAPGSPVARGERIPRWARPSLVLRDGRSMRFQDMGRLAAGDQVYIFVPDRYPRLLDKLFASRAVVDPEDADFFGAFALDPTRSAEELEAAYAPGLTEAERKLTVGALVTERLGGHPEYADRVLIGPIELIVRDVDDKGRITGIGLSFEPTAPVARVPVFLSAGEIVDRIAAFIRGRRRPARAPGAETPAEQPPTPEPVGQKAASES from the coding sequence ATGGAGCATGCGATCTATCTTGTAACGCTGGTCGGCACCGCCCTTGTCGTTGCCGCCGCGTTTTCGAGCCTGATCGCCTTTCGCTTCGGCGCTCCCCTTCTGCTGCTGTTCCTCTGCATCGGTCTGGCCACCGGAACCGATGGTCTCGGCATCGAGTTCGACAATGCCCGCCTGGCTTACTTTGCCGGCTCACTGGCGCTGGCCGTCATCCTCTTCGATTCCGGGTTCGGCACGCCGCTCAATGCCTTGCGCCAGGCGGCCGGACCGGCACTGTCGCTGGCGACCGTCGGCGTCATCCTGACCACCGGCCTGTTCGGGGCCGCTGCCTATTACATGCTCGACCTCACCTGGCTGGAATCCTTCCTGCTCGGCGCCGCCGTCGCCTCGACCGATGCAGCGGCCGTCTTCTTCCTGCTGCGAGCCGGCGAGATCAATCTGCGCGAGCGCGTGCGCGCGACGCTCGAGGTGGAATCCGGCACCAATGACCCGATCGCCATCTTCTTGACCATCACTCTGGTCGAGATCATCGCCGCCCACGCCAATCCCGAAGCCAATGTGCTTGCCACCAGCCTCGTGCTCGGCTTCCTCATCAGCATGGGGCTTGGCGCCGTCATCGGCGTTCTCGGCGGCCTTGCCATCGTGCGCCTGGTCGAGCGGCTGAACCTCGACCACGGCCTGTTGCCGATCTTCGTGCTGACGCTGTCGCTGATGGTGTTCGCGGCCGCCGGCGCCATTGGCGGCTCGGGCTTCCTGGCGGTCTATCTCGCCGGGCTGGTATCGGGCAATTCAGACATCCGCGCCGTCACCATCCTTAGGCGCTTCCAGGACGGCATGTCGTGGCTGGCACAGATCATCATGTTCCTGATCCTTGGCCTGTTTGCCACGCCCTCGCAATTTCCGGCGATCCTGGTGCCGGCGACCTTGCTCGGCCTGTTCCTGATCTTCGTCGCGCGGCCGATCGCCGTCTGGCTCTGCCTGGTCACGTTCCGCCTGCCACGGCCCGAGGTCGCTTTCGTCTCATGGGTCGGCCTGCGCGGCGCGGTCTCCATCCTGCTCGCCATCACGCCGCTGCTCGGCGGCCTGGAAAACGGCCGCCTCATCTTCAACGTCGCCTTCATCATTGTGCTGGTGTCGCTGGTCGTGCAGGGCTGGACCGTCGGCCCGCTGGCGCGCCGCCTCGGCCTCATCGTGCCGGCGAGGCTCGGGCCCCTGGACAAGGTCGAGCTCGAACTGCCGGGCTCTGCCCATCACGAGCTGCTCGCCTATCGCGTGGCGCCGGGCAGCCCGGTGGCGCGTGGCGAGCGCATCCCGCGTTGGGCGCGGCCCTCGCTGGTGCTGCGCGACGGCCGCTCGATGCGCTTCCAGGACATGGGCCGGCTCGCCGCCGGCGACCAAGTATACATCTTCGTGCCGGACCGTTATCCGCGCCTGCTCGACAAGCTGTTCGCCAGCCGCGCCGTGGTCGATCCGGAGGACGCGGACTTCTTCGGCGCCTTTGCGCTAGATCCGACGCGCTCGGCCGAGGAGTTGGAGGCTGCCTACGCGCCGGGCTTGACCGAGGCAGAACGCAAGCTGACGGTCGGCGCCCTGGTCACGGAGCGGCTCGGCGGCCATCCCGAATATGCCGACCGGGTGCTGATCGGGCCGATCGAGCTCATCGTGCGCGACGTTGACGACAAGGGCCGGATCACCGGCATCGGCCTGTCGTTCGAGCCGACCGCGCCGGTGGCGCGCGTGCCGGTGTTCCTCAGCGCCGGCGAGATCGTCGACCGCATCGCCGCCTTCATCCGCGGCCGGCGCAGGCCGGCGCGGGCGCCTGGCGCCGAGACGCCGGCGGAACAGCCCCCGACACCCGAACCGGTCGGGCAAAAGGCAGCGAGCGAAAGCTGA
- the tkt gene encoding transketolase → MTSREQHDRMANAIRFLSMDAVEKANSGHPGLPMGCADIATVLFTRFLKFDARAPHWADRDRFILSAGHGSMLLYSLLYLTGYEDMTLDQIKNFRQLGSKTAGHPEYGHAAGIETTTGPLGQGLANSVGFALGERIMNAAFGKDLVDHYTYVLAGDGCLMEGVSQEAIALAGHLKLNKLIVLWDNNNISIDGPVSLADNTDQVARFQASGWNASHIDGFDPEAIAYAIEAARHSDKPTMIACKTTIGFGAPTKAGTNKAHGSPLGAEEIAGARKFFGWDSPPFEIPGDILDAWRAAGQAGAKARADWEGRLAKTDAELKGEFERRVSGKLPSNFDSVIADYKKKLSADKPKVATRKSSEMALEVINGAVPETIGGSADLTGSNNTKTSQTKNITPDDYGQRYVHYGIREHGMAAAINGLTLHGGLIAYGGTFLCFSDYARPSMRLASLMGIRSIFVMTHDSIGLGEDGPTHQPVEHMAALRAIPNHKVFRPADAVETAECWQLALESEKTPSTLALTRQNLPTVRTEHSEKNLSASGAYELAAANGEAAVTIFATGSEVEVALGARDLLQQHGHPTRVVSVPCFELFDQQSDDYRRNTIGSAKVKVAIEAGIRQGWDHIIGSDGIFIGMTGFGASGTIEQLYPHFGITADAAAKAVEARLHGK, encoded by the coding sequence ATGACCTCGCGTGAACAACATGACCGGATGGCCAATGCGATCCGTTTTCTCTCCATGGACGCAGTCGAGAAGGCGAATTCCGGCCACCCCGGCCTGCCCATGGGCTGCGCCGACATCGCCACGGTGCTGTTCACCCGCTTCCTGAAATTCGACGCCAGGGCCCCGCACTGGGCTGACCGCGACCGCTTCATCCTGTCGGCCGGCCACGGCTCGATGCTGCTCTATTCGCTGCTTTATCTGACCGGCTACGAGGACATGACCCTCGACCAGATCAAGAATTTCCGCCAGCTCGGCTCGAAGACCGCGGGCCACCCCGAATATGGCCATGCCGCCGGCATCGAGACCACCACCGGGCCGCTCGGCCAGGGCCTTGCCAACTCGGTCGGCTTCGCGCTCGGCGAGCGCATCATGAATGCCGCCTTCGGCAAGGATCTCGTCGACCACTACACCTATGTGCTGGCCGGCGACGGCTGCCTGATGGAGGGCGTCTCCCAGGAGGCCATCGCGCTCGCCGGGCATCTCAAACTCAACAAGCTGATCGTGCTGTGGGACAACAACAACATCTCGATCGACGGTCCGGTGTCGCTGGCCGACAACACCGACCAGGTCGCCCGCTTCCAGGCCTCCGGCTGGAACGCCAGCCACATCGACGGCTTCGATCCGGAAGCGATCGCCTATGCGATCGAGGCGGCGCGTCACTCCGACAAGCCGACGATGATCGCCTGCAAGACCACCATCGGCTTCGGCGCCCCGACCAAGGCCGGCACCAACAAGGCGCACGGCTCGCCGCTCGGCGCCGAGGAGATCGCCGGCGCGCGCAAGTTCTTCGGCTGGGACTCGCCGCCCTTCGAGATTCCGGGCGACATCCTCGACGCATGGCGCGCGGCGGGTCAGGCCGGTGCCAAGGCCCGCGCTGACTGGGAAGGGCGTCTCGCCAAGACGGACGCCGAGCTGAAGGGCGAGTTCGAACGCCGTGTCAGTGGCAAGCTGCCGTCGAACTTCGACAGCGTCATTGCCGACTACAAGAAGAAGCTCTCGGCCGACAAGCCAAAGGTCGCCACCCGCAAATCGTCGGAGATGGCGCTCGAGGTCATCAACGGCGCTGTGCCGGAAACCATCGGCGGCTCGGCCGATCTCACCGGCTCCAACAACACCAAGACCAGCCAGACCAAGAATATCACGCCGGACGATTACGGCCAGCGCTATGTCCACTACGGCATCCGTGAGCATGGCATGGCGGCGGCGATCAATGGGCTAACGCTGCATGGCGGCCTTATCGCCTATGGCGGCACGTTCCTGTGCTTCTCCGACTATGCCCGGCCTTCGATGCGCCTGGCCTCGCTGATGGGCATTCGTTCGATCTTCGTCATGACCCATGACTCGATCGGCCTTGGCGAGGATGGGCCGACGCACCAGCCGGTTGAGCATATGGCAGCGCTGCGCGCTATTCCGAACCACAAGGTCTTCCGCCCGGCCGACGCGGTCGAGACGGCGGAATGCTGGCAGCTGGCGCTCGAATCCGAAAAGACGCCGTCGACGCTGGCGCTGACCCGCCAGAACCTGCCGACCGTTCGCACCGAGCACAGCGAGAAGAACCTCAGCGCATCCGGCGCCTATGAGCTGGCCGCGGCAAACGGCGAGGCGGCGGTGACGATCTTCGCCACCGGCTCCGAAGTCGAGGTCGCGCTCGGCGCGCGTGATTTGCTGCAGCAGCACGGCCACCCGACCCGCGTCGTATCGGTGCCCTGCTTCGAACTGTTCGATCAGCAGAGCGACGACTACCGCAGAAACACGATCGGCAGCGCGAAGGTGAAGGTCGCCATCGAGGCCGGCATCCGTCAGGGCTGGGACCACATCATCGGCAGCGACGGCATCTTCATCGGCATGACCGGCTTCGGCGCCTCCGGCACCATCGAGCAGCTCTATCCGCATTTCGGCATCACCGCCGATGCTGCGGCGAAAGCGGTGGAAGCCCGCCTGCATGGCAAGTAA
- a CDS encoding cell division protein ZapA: MAQVTVSIDGKQYRMACDEGQEEHLIDLAERFDRYVAHLKDSFGEIGDQRLTVMAGIMVMDELSELQKRVKGMESEVVTLRKTRDEALAKAGKNDSVLTDALGALAQRMEDLATTLAIKKA; this comes from the coding sequence ATGGCACAGGTCACGGTTTCCATCGACGGCAAGCAGTATCGCATGGCCTGCGACGAGGGCCAGGAAGAGCATCTGATCGACCTGGCCGAGCGTTTCGACCGCTATGTCGCGCATCTCAAGGACTCGTTCGGCGAGATCGGCGACCAGCGGCTGACGGTGATGGCCGGCATCATGGTCATGGACGAGCTTTCCGAGCTGCAGAAACGCGTCAAGGGCATGGAAAGCGAAGTGGTGACGCTGCGCAAGACGCGCGACGAGGCGCTGGCCAAGGCCGGCAAGAACGACAGCGTGCTGACCGATGCGCTGGGCGCGCTGGCCCAGCGCATGGAAGACCTCGCGACGACGCTGGCGATCAAGAAGGCCTGA
- the rpoH gene encoding RNA polymerase sigma factor RpoH, translating into MAQSLPSIVSGEGGLSRYLEEIRRFPMLQPQEEYMLAKRYAEHEDTSAAHKLVTSHLRLVAKIAMGYRGYGLPIGEVISEGNVGLMQAVKKFEPERGFRLATYAMWWIKASIQEYILRSWSLVKMGTTANQKRLFFNLRKVKGKIQALDDGDLKPDQIAEIATRLNVSEAEVVSMNRRLSGDASLNAPIRASEGESGEWQDWLVDDHESQEEMLIEQDELENRRAMLSGALSVLNERERRIFEARRLADEPLTLEELSAEFDISRERVRQIEVRAFEKVQDAVKAAAKRQTQALRTIEAQPAA; encoded by the coding sequence ATGGCCCAGTCACTACCCAGTATCGTCTCCGGCGAAGGCGGCCTCAGCCGCTACCTGGAAGAAATCCGCCGCTTTCCGATGCTTCAGCCGCAGGAAGAGTACATGCTCGCCAAGCGTTACGCCGAGCATGAGGACACTTCGGCCGCGCACAAGCTCGTCACCAGCCATTTGCGGCTCGTCGCCAAGATCGCCATGGGCTATCGCGGCTACGGTCTGCCGATCGGCGAGGTGATCTCGGAAGGCAATGTCGGCCTGATGCAGGCCGTCAAGAAATTCGAACCGGAGCGCGGCTTCCGGCTCGCCACCTATGCCATGTGGTGGATCAAGGCCTCGATCCAGGAGTACATCCTGCGCTCGTGGAGCCTGGTCAAGATGGGCACCACCGCCAACCAGAAGCGGCTGTTCTTCAACCTACGCAAGGTGAAGGGCAAGATCCAGGCGCTTGACGATGGCGACCTGAAGCCCGACCAGATCGCCGAGATCGCCACCCGTCTCAACGTCTCCGAGGCGGAAGTAGTGTCGATGAACCGTCGCCTGTCGGGCGACGCTTCGCTCAATGCTCCGATCCGGGCAAGCGAGGGCGAGTCCGGCGAGTGGCAGGACTGGCTGGTCGACGACCACGAAAGCCAGGAAGAGATGCTGATCGAGCAGGACGAGCTGGAAAACCGGCGCGCCATGCTGTCGGGCGCCCTCTCCGTGCTCAACGAGCGCGAACGGCGCATCTTCGAGGCGCGCCGCCTCGCCGATGAGCCGCTGACGCTGGAAGAACTGTCGGCCGAGTTCGACATCAGCCGCGAGCGCGTGCGCCAGATCGAGGTGCGCGCCTTCGAGAAGGTGCAGGATGCGGTCAAGGCCGCAGCCAAGCGCCAGACGCAGGCGCTGCGCACCATCGAGGCGCAGCCGGCGGCGTAA
- the gap gene encoding type I glyceraldehyde-3-phosphate dehydrogenase: MTVRVAINGFGRIGRNILRAIHESGRKDIDVVAVNDLGPVETNAHLLRYDSVHGRFPHEVTVDGDQISVGSEKFKVTAIKDPTQLPWKELGIDIALECTGIFTARDKAAAHLTAGAKRVIVSAPAEGADLTVVYGINHDKLTKDHIVISNASCTTNCLAPLAAVLHETVGIEKGMMTTIHSYTGDQPTLDTMHKDLYRARAAALSQIPTSTGAAKAIGLVLPDLKGKLDGISIRVPTPNVSVVDFKFIAKRSTTAQEINEAVIAASKGKLKGVLSVTHHPNVSIDFNHDPHSSIVALDQTKVMDGNFVSVLSWYDNEWGFSNRMGDTAVAFGKTIA, from the coding sequence ATGACCGTCAGAGTTGCCATCAACGGATTCGGCCGCATCGGCCGCAACATCCTGCGCGCCATCCATGAATCCGGCCGCAAGGACATCGACGTCGTCGCCGTCAACGATCTCGGCCCGGTCGAGACCAATGCGCATCTGCTGCGCTACGACAGCGTGCATGGCCGCTTCCCGCACGAAGTGACGGTCGACGGCGACCAGATCTCGGTCGGCTCTGAGAAGTTCAAGGTCACCGCCATCAAGGACCCGACCCAGCTGCCTTGGAAGGAACTCGGCATCGACATCGCGCTCGAGTGCACCGGCATCTTCACCGCCCGCGACAAGGCCGCCGCGCATCTCACCGCCGGCGCCAAGCGCGTCATTGTCTCGGCGCCGGCCGAAGGCGCCGATCTCACCGTCGTCTACGGCATCAACCACGACAAGCTGACCAAGGACCATATCGTCATTTCGAATGCGTCCTGCACCACCAACTGCCTGGCGCCGCTGGCCGCCGTGCTGCACGAGACGGTCGGCATCGAGAAGGGCATGATGACGACGATCCACTCTTACACCGGCGACCAGCCGACGCTGGACACCATGCACAAGGATCTCTACCGCGCCCGCGCGGCTGCGCTGTCGCAGATTCCGACCTCGACCGGTGCGGCCAAGGCGATCGGCCTTGTGCTGCCCGACCTCAAGGGCAAGCTCGACGGCATCTCGATCCGCGTGCCGACCCCGAACGTCTCGGTCGTCGACTTCAAGTTCATCGCCAAGCGCTCGACCACCGCGCAGGAAATCAACGAAGCGGTGATCGCCGCATCCAAGGGCAAGCTGAAGGGTGTTCTGTCGGTCACCCATCACCCGAATGTCTCGATCGACTTCAACCACGATCCGCATTCCTCGATCGTGGCGCTTGACCAGACCAAGGTGATGGACGGCAACTTTGTGTCGGTGCTGTCCTGGTACGACAATGAATGGGGCTTCTCCAACCGCATGGGCGACACCGCCGTCGCCTTCGGCAAGACCATCGCCTGA
- a CDS encoding class I fructose-bisphosphate aldolase, whose amino-acid sequence MSERLEDIAAAIVADGKGLLAADESSGTIKKRFDVIGVESTADSRRDYREMMFRAGDAMTRYISGVILYDETIRQKAADGTPLVDIIKASGAIPGIKVDAGAKPLAGFPGDTITEGLDGLRERLADYYKLGARFAKWRAVIDIDVAKGVPSATSIGSNAHALARYAALCQEAGIVPIVEPEVLMDGAHGIDTCYEVSKATLLKLYSELYAARVVLEGTILKPNMVISGKKSGKLDSPEIVAEKTIKLFRETVPAAVAGIAFLSGGQSDEEATANLNAINAIGQHPWKLTFSYGRALQAAAQKAWSGKASNIAAGQAAFIHRAHMNHLAALGKWQPALERAA is encoded by the coding sequence ATGAGCGAACGTCTCGAAGACATTGCCGCCGCGATCGTGGCCGACGGCAAGGGCCTGTTGGCCGCCGATGAAAGCTCCGGCACCATCAAGAAGCGCTTCGACGTCATCGGCGTCGAATCGACGGCCGACAGCCGTCGCGACTATCGCGAGATGATGTTCCGCGCCGGGGACGCGATGACGCGCTACATTTCCGGCGTCATCCTCTATGACGAGACCATCCGCCAGAAGGCTGCCGACGGCACGCCGCTGGTCGACATCATCAAGGCGTCCGGCGCCATCCCCGGCATCAAGGTCGATGCCGGCGCCAAACCGCTGGCCGGCTTTCCCGGCGACACCATCACCGAGGGCCTCGACGGCCTGCGCGAACGCCTGGCGGATTACTACAAGCTCGGCGCCCGCTTCGCCAAATGGCGCGCGGTGATCGATATTGACGTCGCCAAGGGTGTGCCGTCGGCGACCTCGATCGGCTCGAACGCGCATGCGCTCGCGCGCTACGCCGCGCTCTGCCAGGAGGCCGGCATCGTGCCGATCGTCGAGCCGGAAGTGCTGATGGACGGCGCCCACGGCATCGACACCTGCTACGAGGTCAGCAAGGCGACGCTGCTCAAGCTCTACAGCGAGCTCTATGCCGCGCGCGTCGTGCTCGAAGGCACCATCCTGAAGCCCAACATGGTCATATCGGGCAAGAAATCGGGCAAGCTGGACAGTCCCGAGATCGTGGCCGAAAAGACAATAAAGCTGTTTCGCGAGACGGTGCCGGCGGCGGTTGCGGGCATTGCCTTCCTCTCCGGCGGCCAATCGGACGAGGAGGCGACCGCCAACCTCAACGCCATCAACGCCATCGGCCAGCATCCGTGGAAGCTCACCTTCTCCTATGGCCGTGCCTTGCAGGCAGCCGCGCAGAAAGCTTGGAGTGGCAAGGCGTCGAACATAGCCGCCGGGCAGGCGGCCTTTATCCATCGCGCCCACATGAACCATCTGGCGGCGCTCGGCAAATGGCAGCCGGCGCTGGAAAGGGCCGCCTGA
- a CDS encoding DUF4164 domain-containing protein → MTGETTLKEVIARLGKAIEGLENAVAAKLEHERDYSEAEAEVQRMNADRSRLAQELDNSEARAERLEDANKEVSRRLVTAMETIRAVLDR, encoded by the coding sequence ATGACCGGGGAAACGACGCTCAAGGAAGTCATCGCCAGGCTGGGCAAAGCCATCGAAGGCCTGGAAAACGCCGTCGCGGCCAAGCTCGAGCACGAGCGCGACTATTCGGAGGCCGAGGCGGAGGTGCAGCGCATGAACGCCGATCGCTCCAGGCTGGCGCAGGAGCTCGACAATTCCGAAGCGCGAGCCGAACGGCTGGAAGACGCCAACAAGGAAGTCTCGCGCCGGCTGGTGACCGCCATGGAAACCATCCGCGCGGTGTTGGACAGGTAG
- a CDS encoding RluA family pseudouridine synthase produces MSAHSEEASRLIEDRLTGSDLTAGGSVMLEAGPDAAGQRLDQWLAGRLGRDISRSRVQMLIRQGAVRIGGKVAEEAKRRMAAGERVSVEMPEPEPAEPRGEAIALDILYEDDELIVINKPAGLVVHPGAGNWTGTLVNALIHHCGDSLSGIGGVKRPGIVHRLDKETSGVMVVAKTDRAHKALSEAFADHGRTGDLERAYLALVWGIPSRPTGTVDAPLGRAADRVRRAVVPEGRDDARHAVTHFAVIERFGERQKEFATASLVECRLETGRTHQIRVHMAHIGHPVVGDPDYGQAFRTKANRLPEPLKGEVNAFARQALHAWLLEFQHPATHLAMRFEAPIPRDMEALVGGFRKL; encoded by the coding sequence ATGAGCGCTCATAGCGAAGAGGCCTCCAGATTAATAGAGGATCGTTTGACAGGCAGTGATTTGACAGCCGGCGGATCGGTCATGCTGGAGGCCGGCCCGGATGCCGCCGGCCAGCGCCTCGACCAATGGCTGGCCGGCCGGCTCGGCCGGGACATCTCGCGCAGCCGGGTGCAGATGCTGATCAGGCAGGGCGCGGTCAGGATCGGCGGCAAGGTCGCCGAGGAGGCCAAGCGCAGGATGGCCGCCGGCGAGCGCGTCTCGGTGGAGATGCCGGAGCCTGAACCGGCGGAGCCGCGGGGCGAGGCGATCGCCCTCGACATCCTCTATGAGGACGATGAGCTTATCGTCATCAACAAGCCGGCGGGACTGGTCGTCCATCCCGGCGCCGGCAACTGGACCGGCACGCTGGTCAATGCGCTCATCCACCATTGCGGCGACAGCCTGTCCGGCATTGGCGGCGTCAAGCGGCCGGGCATCGTTCATCGTCTTGACAAGGAGACCAGTGGCGTCATGGTCGTCGCCAAGACCGACCGTGCCCACAAGGCGCTGTCGGAGGCGTTTGCCGATCATGGTCGCACCGGCGACCTCGAACGCGCCTATCTCGCGCTCGTATGGGGCATTCCGTCGAGGCCGACCGGAACGGTCGACGCGCCGCTCGGCCGCGCCGCCGACCGCGTGCGCCGCGCCGTGGTGCCGGAAGGCCGCGACGACGCTCGCCACGCCGTCACGCATTTTGCCGTGATCGAGCGCTTCGGCGAGCGGCAGAAGGAATTCGCAACGGCAAGTCTGGTCGAATGCCGGCTGGAGACCGGCCGCACCCACCAGATCCGCGTCCACATGGCCCATATCGGCCATCCCGTGGTCGGCGATCCCGATTACGGCCAGGCCTTCCGCACCAAGGCCAACCGGCTGCCCGAACCGCTGAAAGGCGAAGTCAACGCATTTGCCAGGCAAGCCTTGCACGCCTGGCTCCTTGAATTCCAGCACCCGGCTACCCATCTAGCGATGAGGTTCGAAGCGCCGATACCGAGGGACATGGAGGCACTCGTCGGCGGCTTTCGCAAGCTCTGA
- a CDS encoding phosphoglycerate kinase: MAGFKTLDDIGNISGKRVLVRVDLNVPVADGKVTDVTRIERIAPTISELSSKGAKVILLAHFGRPKDGPTPEFSLEPIANATADVLGRPVGFAADCIGDTAGSAVAAMDKGDVLLLENTRFYKAEEKNDPAFTEKLAANGDIFVNDAFSAAHRAHSSTEGLAHLLPAFAGRTMQAELDALEKGLGNPVRPVVAIVGGAKVSTKIDLLMNLVKKVDALVIGGGMANTFLAARGTAVGKSLCEHDLAATAKQIMIEAAEAGCAIILPADGVVAKEFKAGAASETVAISEVPADGMILDVGEKTVKAVADWIDRAATLVWNGPLGAFEIEPFDRATVAAAKHAAQRTKAGKLVSVAGGGDTVAALNHAGVADDFTYVSTAGGAFLEWMEGKPLPGVEVLKR; this comes from the coding sequence ATGGCCGGCTTCAAGACACTGGACGACATCGGCAACATCTCCGGTAAGCGCGTGCTGGTGCGCGTCGACCTCAACGTTCCCGTCGCTGACGGCAAGGTCACAGACGTCACCCGCATCGAGCGCATCGCGCCGACCATCTCCGAATTGTCCAGCAAGGGCGCCAAGGTCATCCTGCTCGCCCATTTCGGCCGGCCCAAGGACGGCCCCACGCCCGAATTCTCGCTCGAGCCGATCGCAAATGCCACGGCGGACGTGCTCGGCCGGCCCGTCGGCTTCGCCGCCGACTGCATCGGCGACACAGCAGGCAGCGCCGTCGCCGCCATGGACAAGGGCGATGTGCTGCTTTTGGAAAACACCCGCTTCTACAAGGCTGAGGAGAAGAACGATCCGGCCTTCACCGAGAAGCTCGCCGCCAATGGCGATATCTTCGTCAATGATGCCTTTTCCGCCGCGCACCGCGCCCACTCCTCGACCGAGGGCCTGGCGCATCTGTTGCCGGCCTTCGCCGGCCGCACCATGCAGGCCGAGCTCGACGCGCTGGAAAAGGGCCTTGGCAATCCTGTCCGTCCGGTCGTCGCCATCGTCGGCGGCGCCAAGGTCTCGACCAAGATCGACCTCCTGATGAACCTGGTGAAGAAGGTCGACGCGCTGGTCATCGGCGGCGGCATGGCCAACACCTTCCTTGCCGCGCGCGGCACCGCGGTCGGCAAGTCGCTCTGCGAGCATGACCTTGCCGCCACCGCCAAGCAGATCATGATCGAGGCGGCCGAGGCCGGCTGCGCCATCATCCTGCCGGCCGATGGCGTGGTGGCGAAAGAGTTCAAGGCTGGCGCCGCCAGCGAGACCGTCGCCATATCGGAGGTGCCGGCCGACGGCATGATCCTCGACGTCGGCGAAAAGACCGTGAAGGCCGTCGCCGACTGGATCGACCGCGCCGCCACGCTGGTCTGGAACGGCCCGCTCGGCGCCTTTGAGATCGAGCCTTTCGATCGCGCCACGGTGGCGGCGGCAAAGCACGCCGCCCAGCGCACCAAGGCCGGCAAGCTGGTCTCGGTGGCCGGCGGCGGCGATACGGTGGCCGCGCTCAACCATGCCGGCGTCGCCGACGACTTCACCTATGTCTCGACCGCTGGTGGCGCCTTCCTGGAATGGATGGAAGGCAAGCCGCTGCCCGGCGTCGAGGTGCTGAAGCGCTGA